A portion of the Pseudopipra pipra isolate bDixPip1 chromosome 1, bDixPip1.hap1, whole genome shotgun sequence genome contains these proteins:
- the ATG9B gene encoding autophagy-related protein 9B yields the protein MAEQGEKDPEYPEYREYQRLEDCEEDSPPGEDEEELLLHVTEGPTDSWHHIKDLDSFFTKIYHFHQRNGFACVVLSDVLELVQFLFVVTFSTFLLCCVDYDVLFATRPLNQSHVPEHAKVTLPDAVLPAPQCARRLRGSGWLLFLLVLAGMVWLCRLVTALRRLVGYWEIRSFYIRALGIPADELCNHSWQSVQARLLALQRRQPLCVPRRELTELDIHHRILRFRNYTVAMVNKSLLPVRFHLPLLGPVVFLTRGLQFNLELLLFRGPAALFQNTWSLRPQVKRAGARRALARGLARAAVLLGVANLALCPCVLGWRLLLAFFSYAEGLKRAPGSLGARRWSLYARHYLRHFNELGHELRARLSRGHAPATKYMDSFSSPLLAVLAQHVGFFAGSVLAVLIVLTVYDEDVLTVQHILTAITLLGLVVTVARSFIPDEHSVWCPEQLLQRVLAHVHYLPEHWQGRAGRAETRAEMAQLFQYKAVFILEELLSPLVTPLILIFAFPPRALDIVDFFRNFTVEVAGVGDICSFAQLDVRHHGNPQWLSGGHTEAPPERQAEHGKTELSLMRFALSNPRWRPPPPARRFLGHLHAQVTRDAATAPPARPLLAEGPLAASLLSEDSALAPEGLVASVLMASGLVARDPRFGQPCSTASATASLLASLRTPLGTPPGTPLPGQGRGAPDSPGEHLSPEERPALSESRLRSLSRSALLAEVASAEMSLHAIYLHQLHQQQQQPQGPGPQPAGGWVTTGTPKPLFVTTGSAARASQLREMPLGGWAEEEEEEEEEEEEETMTMT from the exons atggcagagcagggagagaaggaCCCGGAGTACCCGGAATACCGGGAATACCAGCGGCTGGAGGACTGCGAGGAGGACTCGCCCCCGGGCgaggatgaggaggagctgctgctgcacgtCACCGAGGGGCCAACAG ACTCGTGGCACCACATCAAGGACCTGGACAGTTTCTTCACCAAAAT CTACCATTTCCACCAGAGGAACGGCTTCGCCTGCGTCGTGCTCTCGGATGTCCTGGAGCTGGT GCAGTTCCTGTTCGTCGTCACCTTCAGCACGTTCCTGCTGTGCTGCGTCGACTACGACGTCCTGTTTGCCACCCGCCCCCTGAACCAGAGCCACGTCCCCGAGCACGCCAAGGTGACGCTGCCCGACGCCGTGCTGCCCGCCCCGCAGTGCGCCCGCAG GCTCCGTGGCAGTGGgtggctgctgttcctgctggtgCTGGCGGGCATGGTCTGGCTGTGCCGCCTGGTCACGGCACTCCGGCGCCTCGTGGGCTACTGGGAGATCCGGAGCTTCTACATCCGAGCGCTCGGCATCCCCGCT GATGAGCTGTGTAACCACAGCTGGCAGTCGGTGCAGGCCCGGCTGCTGGCGCTGCAGCGGCGCCAGCCCCTGTGTGTGCCACGCCGGGAGCTGACGGAGCTCGACATCCACCACCGCATCCTGCGCTTCCGCAACTACACCGTGGCCATGGTCAACAAGTCCCTGCTGCCCGTGCGCTTCCACCTCCCGCTGCTCGGCCCCGTCGTCTTCCTCACGCGCGGCCTCCAGTTcaacctggagctgctgctgttccgGGGCCCGGCCGCGCTCTTCCAGAACACCTGGAGCCTGCGGCCGCAGGTGAAGcgggcgggggcgcggcgggcgctGGCGCGGGGGCTGGCGCGGGCGGCCGTGCTGCTGGGGGTGGCCAACCTGGCGCTGTGCCCCTGCGTGCTGGGCTGGCGCCTGCTCCTCGCCTTCTTCAGCTACGCTGAGGGGCTGAAGCGGGCGCCGGGCAGCCTGGGCGCGCGCCGCTGGTCGCTCTACGCCCGCCACTACCTGCGGCACTTCAACGAGCTGGGCCACGAGCTGCGGGCGCGGCTGAGCCGCGGCCACGCGCCGGCCACCAAGTACATGGACTCGTTCAGCAGCCCGCTGCTGGCCGTGCTGGCCCAGCACGTCGGCTTCTTCGCCGGCTCCGTGCTGGCCGTGCTCATCGTCCTCACTGTGTACGACGAGGACGTGCTGACGGTGCAGCACATCCTGACGGCCATCAcgctgctggggctggtggtCACCGTGGccag gtccttcaTCCCTGACGAGCACTCGGTGTGGTGCCccgagcagctgctgcagcggGTCCTGGCGCACGTCCATTACCTGCCCGAGCACTGGCAGGGCCGCGCCGGCCGCGCCGAGACGCGCGCGGAGATGGCACAGCTCTTCCAGTACAAGGCG GTTTTcatcctggaggagctgctgagcccCCTTGTGACCCCCCTGATCCTCATCTTCGCGTTCCCCCCCCGCGCCCTCGACATCGTGGATTTCTTCCGCAACTTCACGGTGGAGGTGGCCGGGGTGGGCGACATCTGCTCCTTCGCGCAGCTGGACGTGCGGCACCACGGCAACCCCCAG TGGCTGTCGGGGGGTCACACGGAGGCCCCCCCGGAGCGCCAAGCGGAGCACGGGAAGACGGAGCTGTCGCTGATGCGCTTCGCCCTGAGCAACCCGCGGTggcggccgccgccccccgcccgccgcttCCTCGGCCACCTGCACGCGCAGGTGACCCGCGACGCGGCCaccgcgccccccgcccggccaCTGCTGGCCGAGGGGCCGCTGGCCGCGTCCCTCCTGTCCGAGGACTCGGCCCTGGCG CCCGAGGGGTTGGTGGCCAGTGTCCTGATGGCCAGCGGGCTGGTGGCCCGGGACCCCCGCTTcgggcagccctgcagcacgGCCAGCGCCACCGCCAGCCTGCTGGCGTCCCTGCGGACCCCgctggggacccccccgggCACACCCCTGCCCGGGCAGGGGCGCGGAGCCCCCGACAGCCCCGGAGAGCACCTGAGCCCCGAGGAGAG GCCGGCGCTGAGCGAGTCGCGGCTGCGCAGCCTGAGCCGCTCGGCGCTGCTGGCTGAGGTGGCCTCGGCCGAGATGAGCCTCCACGCCATCTACCTGCAccag ctccaccagcagcagcagcagccgcagGGCCCCGGCCCCCAGCCCGCGGGGGGGTGGGTGACCACGGGCACACCCAAACCCCTCTTCGTGACCACAG gctCGGCTGCCCGGGCCTCGCAGCTGCGGGAGATGCCGCTGGGCGGGTGggccgaggaggaggaggaggaggaggaggaggaggaagaagagacaaTGACGATGACGTAG
- the ABCB8 gene encoding mitochondrial potassium channel ATP-binding subunit, translating to MPLPVLLLRAAGAWTRLRPPSAPGRSFRYGGGHLGLARSPRLPPRLPPAPPTPLAPRYLLLAGSATGCVVLGLLGTAARCQEATGPAGPTVPPGVPEPAEPPPEPPFDWQLFWTFLRPQLLALSAAVMLALGAALLNVRIPVLLGQLVNVVARCARGHVPTYLREVRRPALRLLAVYCLQGLLTFGYIALLARVGERVAGDMRKALFTTLLRQDVAFFDATRTGQLVTRLTADIQEFKSSFKLAISQGLRSGTQTAGCFVSLYLLSPKLTGLLVVALPALVGAGAFIGAFLRSLSRQAQEQVAKATVVADEALGNVRTVRAFAMEEQQARLFCAEVDRSGQLSERLGLGIAAFQGLSNLALNGIVLGTIFVGGSLMAGDELSPGDLMSFLVASQTVQRSLANISILMGQVVRGLSAGARVFELLTLEPLVPLQGGASIPAHSLRGRICFHRVSFSYPTRPGYPVLQDFSLTLPPCQTVAIVGPSGGGKSTVAALLERFYEPTAGTITLDGHDIAGLDPSWLRGQVIGFISQEPVLFATTIMENIRFGKPEASDAEVYEAARQANADGFIRSFPQGYDTVVGERGAALSGGQKQRIAIARALLKDPAVLILDEATSALDAQAERAVQEALDRAATGRTVLLIAHRLSTIRAAHLIAVLARGRVAEAGTHEELVRRGGIYAELIRQQTREGS from the exons ATGCCGCTGCCGGTGCTGCTGCTGCGGGCGGCGGGCGCTTGGACCCGGCTCCGACCGCCCTCAGCCCCGGGGCGAAG TTTCAGGTATGGGGGGGGCCACCTGGGTCTGGCCAGgtccccccggctgcccccccggctgccccctgccccccccacccccctggCCCCCCGGTACCTGCTCCTGGCCGGCTCAGCCACGGGCTGtgtggtgctggggctgctgggcacGGCCGCACGCTGCCAGGAGGCCACTGGCCCCGCTGGCCCCACGGTCCCTCCCGGTGTCCCCGAGCCCGCAGAGccccccccggagcccccctTCGACTGGCAGCTGTTCTGGACCTTCCTGCGCCCGCAGCTCCTGGCGCTCTCCGCCGCTGTCATG CTGGCGCTGGGCGCGGCCCTGCTCAACGTGCGCATCCcggtgctgctggggcagctggtGAACGTGGTGGCCCGCTGTGCCCGCGGGCACGTCCCCACGTACCTGCGGGAGGTACGGCGCCCGGCCCTGCGCCTCCTCGCCGTCTACTGCCTGCAG GGGCTGCTGACCTTCGGGTACATCGCGCTGCTGGCGCGTGTCGGCGAGCGGGTGGCCGGCGACATGCGCAAGGCGCTCTTCACCACCCTGCTCAG GCAGGACGTGGCCTTCTTTGACGCCACGCGCACGGGGCAGTTGGTGACGCGGCTGACGGCCGACATCCAGGAGTTCAAGTCCTCCTTCAAGCTGGCCATCTCCCAG gGCCTGCGCAGTGGCACCCAGACCGCCGGCTGCTTCGTGTCGCTGTACCTGCTCTCGCCCAAGCTCACGGGGCTCTTGGTCGTGGCGCTGCCGGCGCTGGTGGGCGCCGGGGCCTTCATCGGCGCCTTCCTCCGCAGCCTCTCCCGccaggcacaggagcag GTGGCCAAGGCCACCGTGGTGGCGGACGAGGCGCTGGGGAACGTGCGGACCGTACGCGCCTTCGCCATGGAGGAGCAGCAAGCGAG GCTGTTCTGTGCCGAGGTGGACCGCTCCGGCCAGCTGAGCGAGCGGCTGGGGCTCGGCATCGCCGCCTTCCAGGGGCTCTCCAACCTGGCACTCAATG gcatCGTACTGGGAACCATCTTCGTCGGCGGCTCCCTGATGGCTGGGGATGAGCTCTCACCAGGTGACCTCATGTCCTTCCTGGTGGCCTCGCAGACGGTGCAAAG GTCCTTGGCCAACATCTCCATCCTGATGGGGCAG GTGGTGCGGGGTCTGAGCGCCGGCGCCCGCGTCTTTGAGCTGCTGACACTGGAGCCCCTCGTGCCTCTGCAGGGGGGGgcctccatccctgcccacTCCCTGCGTGGCCGCATCTGCTTCCACCGTGTTTCCTTCAG TTATCCCACCCGGCCTGGCTACCCGGTCCTGCAGGACTTCAGCCTCACTCTGCCCCCCTGTCAGACTGTGGCCATCGTAGGACCCTCCGGAGGAG GGAAGTCGACAGTGGCGGCGCTGCTGGAGCGGTTCTACGAGCCCACGGCAGGAACCATCACCCTGGACGGGCACGACATTGCCGGCCTGGACCCCTCCTGGCTGCGGGGGCAGGTCATTGGCTTCATCAGCCag GAGCCGGTGCTGTTTGCGACGACCATCATGGAGAACATCCGCTTCGGGAAGCCAGAGGCCTCTGATGCTGAGGTGTACGAGGCTGCCCGGCAGGCCAACGCCGACGGCTTCATCCGCAGCTTCCCCCAGGGCTACGACACCGTTGTGG GCGAGCGGGGCGCGGCGCTGTCGGGGGGGCAGAAGCAGCGCATCGCCATCGCCCGGGCGCTGCTCAAGGACCCGGCCGTGCTCATCCTGGACGAGGCCACGAGCGCGCTGGACGCGCAGGCGGAGCGGGCGGTGCAGGAGGCGCTGGACCGGGCGGCCACGGGCCGCACCGTGCTGCTCATCGCCCACCGCCTCAGCACCATCCGCGCCGCCCACCTCATCGCCGTGCTGGCCCGCGGCCGCGTGGCCGAG gCGGGGACCCACGAGGAGCTGGTGCGACGGGGAGGGATCTACGCCGAGCTCATCCGACAGCAGACCAGGGAGGGGTCCTGA
- the ASIC3 gene encoding LOW QUALITY PROTEIN: acid-sensing ion channel 3 (The sequence of the model RefSeq protein was modified relative to this genomic sequence to represent the inferred CDS: inserted 1 base in 1 codon) codes for MRGGSEGSGEGEGLSSLRAFAHSSSLHGISHVFAYGAVSLRRVLWGGFFLGSLGLLLLVCAERVAYFLTYPHVTKLDEVAARNLTFPAITICNLNEFRFSKITRNDMYHVGELLALLNERYEISNPQLAEPHVLAALRDKANFKNFKAKPFSMAEFYNRTGHDLAEMLLQCTFRGTGCTARNFTVIFTRLGKCYTFNPGGPGREVLTTLQGGSGNGLELMLNVQQEEYLPVWGDTDETSFEVGVKVQIHSQEEPPFIDQLGFGVAPGFQTFVSCQQQRLVYLPPPWGDCKATPIESDFFTNYSLTACRLDCETRYLAENCNCRMVHMPGNANVCTPEQYKECADPALDFLVTKDSEYCACRTPCAMVRYGKELSMVKIPSKASAKYLAKKFNKTEQYIADNVLVLDIFFEALNYEMIEQKKAYEVAGLLGDIGGQMGLFIGASLLTILEIFDYLYEVFRDKLLSLYKEKKRSPRSDSSTLSARPSLRGPAPRLGVAPNLLPRHPALGXPPGPAAEPSPPPRRPGGWGGTPGPRGSLLVPPTP; via the exons ATGAGGGGGGGCTCGGAGGGCAGCGGGGAGGGCGAGGGGCTCTCGAGCCTGCGGGCCTTCGCCCACAGCTCCTCGCTGCACGGCATCAGCCACGTCTTCGCCTACGGGGCCGTGTCCCTGCGCCGCGTGCTCTGGGGCGGCTTCTTCCTGGGCtcgctggggctgctgctgctcgtGTGTGCCGAGCGCGTCGCCTACTTCCTCACCTACCCCCACGTCACCAAGCTGGACGAGGTGGCCGCCCGCAACCTCACCTTCCCGGCCATCACCATCTGCAACCTCAACGAGTTCCGCTTCTCCAAAATCACCCGCAACGACATGTACCACGTGGGCGAGCTGCTGGCGCTGCTCAACGAGCGCTACGAGATCAGCAACCCGCAGCTGGCCGAGCCCCACGTCCTGGCTGCCCTGAGGGACAAGGCCAACTTCAAGAACTTCAAGGCGAAACCCTTCAGCATGGCCGAGTTCTACAACCGCACGGGCCACGACCTGGCCGagatgctgctgcagtgcaCCTTCCGTGGCACCGGCTGCACCGCCCGCAACTTCACCGTG aTCTTCACACGCCTGGGGAAGTGCTACACGTTCAacccgggggggccggggcgcgAGGTCCTGACCACGCTGCAGGGGGGCTCCGGCAACGGCCTCGAGCTCATGCTCAACGTGCAGCAGGAGGAATATCTGCCtgtctggggggacacag acgAGACGTCGTTCGAGGTGGGGGTGAAGGTGCAGAtccacagccaggaggagccGCCCTTCATCGACCAGCTGGGCTTTGGCGTCGCCCCCGGCTTCCAGACCTTCgtctcctgccagcagcagcgG CTCGTGTACCTGCCCCCCCCGTGGGGGGACTGCAAGGCCACCCCCATCGAGTCCGACTTCTTCACCAACTACAGCCTGACCGCGTGCCGCCTGGACTGCGAGACGCGCTACCTGGCCGAGAACTGCAACTGCCGCATGGTGCACATGCCGG GCAACGCCAACGTCTGCACCCCGGAGCAGTACAAGGAGTGTGCTGACCCCGCGCTGG ACTTCCTGGTGACGAAGGACAGCGAGTACTGCGCGTGCCGCACGCCCTGTGCCATGGTGCGCTACGGCAAAGAGCTCTCCATGGTGAAGATCCCCAGCAAGGCCTCGGCCAAGTACCTGGCCAAGAAATTCAACAAGACAGAGCAGTACATCGC GGACAATGTGCTGGTCCTGGACATCTTCTTCGAGGCTCTGAACTACGAGATGATCGAGCAGAAGAAGGCGTACGAGGTGGCAGGACTGCTGG GTGACATCGGGGGGCAGATGGGGCTCTTCATCGGCGCCAGCCTCCTCACCATCCTGGAGATCTTCGATTACCTGTACGAG GTGTTCCGGGACAAACTCCTCAGCCTGTACAAGGAGAAGAAGCGGAGCCCCCGGAGCGACAGCAGCACCCTG AGTGCCCGGCCCTCCCTGCGTGGCCCCGCGCCCCGTCTCGGCGTCGCCCCGAACCTGCTACCTCGTCACCCGGCTCTAG CCCCCCCGGGACCCGCCGCGGAGCCCAGCCCGCCCCCCCGCCggccggggggctgggggggcacccccGGGCCACGGGGCAGCCTCCTggtcccccccaccccctga
- the CDK5 gene encoding cyclin-dependent kinase 5 isoform X1, whose amino-acid sequence MQKYEKLEKIGEGTYGTVFKAKNRETHEIVALKRVRLDDDDEGVPSSALREICLLKELKHKNIVRLHDVLHSDKKLTLVFEFCDQDLKKYFDSCNGDLDPEIVKSFMYQLLKGLAFCHSRNVLHRDLKPQNLLINRNGELKLADFGLARAFGIPVRCYSAEVVTLWYRPPDVLFGAKLYSTSIDMWSAGCIFAELANAGRPLFPGNDVDDQLKRIFRLLGTPTEEQWPAMAKLPDYKPYPMYPATTSLVNVVPKLNATGRDLLQNLLKCNPVQRISAEEALQHPYFTDFCPP is encoded by the exons ATGCAGAAATACGAGAAGCTGGAGAAGATCGGGGAAG GCACCTACGGGACCGTGTTTAAGGCCAAGAACCGGGAGACGCACGAGATCGTGGCGCTGAAGCGGGTGCGGCTGGACGACGATGATGAG GGAGTGCCCAGCTCGGCGCTGCGGGAGATCTGCCTGCTCAAGGAGCTCAAGCACAAGAACATCGTCAG ACTCCACGACGTCCTGCACAGCGACAAGAAGCTGACGCTGGTCTTTGAGTTCTGTGACCAA GAcctgaagaaatattttgacagCTGCAATGGGGACCTGGACCCTGAGATCGTCAAG TCGTTCATGTACCAGCTGCTGAAGGGCCTCGCCTTCTGCCACAGCCGCAACGTCCTGCACCGGGACCTGAAACCCCAGAACCTGCTCATCAACAGG aaCGGGGAGCTCAAGCTGGCGGATTTCGGGCTGGCCCGGGCCTTTGGCATCCCCGTGCGCTGCTACTCAGCCGAG GTGGTCACTCTGTGGTACCGGCCCCCCGACGTCCTCTTCGGTGCCAAGCTCTACTCCACCTCCATCGACATGTGGTCAGCTGGGTGCATCTTTGCAG AACTGGCCAATGCGGGGCGGCCCCTCTTCCCGGGGAACGACGTGGACGACCAGCTGAAGAGGATCTTCCG GCTGCTGGGGACCCCCACGGAGGAGCAGTGGCCGGCCATGGCCAAGCTGCCGGACTACAAG CCCTACCCCATGTACCCGGCCACCACCTCCCTGGTCAACGTGGTGCCCAAGCTGAACGCAACCGGCCGGGACCTGCTGCAG aACCTGCTCAAGTGCAACCCGGTGCAGCGGATCTCGGCAGAGGAGGCCCTGCAGCACCCCTACTTCACTGACTTCTGCCCGCCCTAG
- the CDK5 gene encoding cyclin-dependent kinase 5 isoform X2 codes for MQKYEKLEKIGEGTYGTVFKAKNRETHEIVALKRVRLDDDDEGVPSSALREICLLKELKHKNIVRLHDVLHSDKKLTLVFEFCDQDLKKYFDSCNGDLDPEIVKSFMYQLLKGLAFCHSRNVLHRDLKPQNLLINRVVTLWYRPPDVLFGAKLYSTSIDMWSAGCIFAELANAGRPLFPGNDVDDQLKRIFRLLGTPTEEQWPAMAKLPDYKPYPMYPATTSLVNVVPKLNATGRDLLQNLLKCNPVQRISAEEALQHPYFTDFCPP; via the exons ATGCAGAAATACGAGAAGCTGGAGAAGATCGGGGAAG GCACCTACGGGACCGTGTTTAAGGCCAAGAACCGGGAGACGCACGAGATCGTGGCGCTGAAGCGGGTGCGGCTGGACGACGATGATGAG GGAGTGCCCAGCTCGGCGCTGCGGGAGATCTGCCTGCTCAAGGAGCTCAAGCACAAGAACATCGTCAG ACTCCACGACGTCCTGCACAGCGACAAGAAGCTGACGCTGGTCTTTGAGTTCTGTGACCAA GAcctgaagaaatattttgacagCTGCAATGGGGACCTGGACCCTGAGATCGTCAAG TCGTTCATGTACCAGCTGCTGAAGGGCCTCGCCTTCTGCCACAGCCGCAACGTCCTGCACCGGGACCTGAAACCCCAGAACCTGCTCATCAACAGG GTGGTCACTCTGTGGTACCGGCCCCCCGACGTCCTCTTCGGTGCCAAGCTCTACTCCACCTCCATCGACATGTGGTCAGCTGGGTGCATCTTTGCAG AACTGGCCAATGCGGGGCGGCCCCTCTTCCCGGGGAACGACGTGGACGACCAGCTGAAGAGGATCTTCCG GCTGCTGGGGACCCCCACGGAGGAGCAGTGGCCGGCCATGGCCAAGCTGCCGGACTACAAG CCCTACCCCATGTACCCGGCCACCACCTCCCTGGTCAACGTGGTGCCCAAGCTGAACGCAACCGGCCGGGACCTGCTGCAG aACCTGCTCAAGTGCAACCCGGTGCAGCGGATCTCGGCAGAGGAGGCCCTGCAGCACCCCTACTTCACTGACTTCTGCCCGCCCTAG